The DNA sequence ACATAGCAATGTACTGAAGTAGAAAACATTGGATGTCAGAATATGCACTCTAAACGATGGAGTTTTCTTAGCAATCAGTGACAACAGAAACCAGCAATGTATGTTAAAACTGATACATctctttcaatattttttaaatcatCATCACTGACACATATCACAAAATGAAGCACCATCAACATACACATTGCTAGATtctcatcatcaccattcatctGTACAATTTTCAGTTTCCTATGTGGGTGCACATTTAGTTCTAAGATACTCATAAGTCTTAAATTCTTTTCTGATTCTAACAACTACCTACATGATATATGATACTGACATCCACATAATCGCCAGTAAAGTTCAAATCAAGCTACCAGCATCTAGTGAGTCAGTCTGAAATTTACCTTGCAGGATATGTGACATATTTAGTTCTCCACAGCAGTAATTTTTTATCTTGACTAAGCCATATGTGGTAACCCTAAGTGCTGTATATTTCTCTAGGGGCAATTTACCATTCTGCAATTTTAAACTTCTACATTTATCCAACCAAGTAATGAACTTATCCAGGAAATTGTACCACATATCCCTTACTTTGTTAGTCAGAAGTTTCTGATTTTTTTACTATGGGTTCAGATGCAGGCTAATGACAGGTAGCAATCAAATCATGCTAAGCAATAAAATAAGATGTTAAGGCTGTGCCAAAAAGACTCAGTTTTGTTTCTTACAATTTTCAGGAAACTGTAGAGCACTTACATTTGGTTTAACACTTGACAGAGCATAGCATCATTCATTTAAAGCGTAAAAGCAGTTTACTTATCTGGAGGTTAGGGACAGGGAGCGAGCAATGTATTTTAagcaatattacaaaaatattgtgaaattgtGGCCATTAAGAAGTAGATTTTTGATTCTTAGTACTTTGAAGATACTGTACAGCACTTGCATTTGATTTCACACAAAACACATTTCATCTATGAGTAAAACATTTTGTGTTGGGGACTTCAGGAGTTCATTAGGAGGTGGCAATTAAATAGAGATTAaagatattaaattttaaaaaaagtttatttcaaatTGTGGCATAGTGTTAGAAGTTTCCTCTTCTTAGAACTTTGGAGAGACTGCacagaagtttcatcatttttctttttacaaaaattgtttagTACTATATTTACAGTGGTCCATATAATTTTCTTACACATTTCTGATACAGTGTGCTGAGGACAAGAACTTTCACACAACAGATAAGCAGCCATAATTATTTTCCAAATTAGTTCAGCTGCTACTACTCTTTGATTCAGCAGCTTGAGGAATGATGATGTTGCTAACAACTTTTGTAGAGTCAGGTAACTGTACACGACTACTGTCATAGGAAATTCATGTAGGAATTTCAAACTTTCTCTGTCCAATTGTCTAATTAAATTAAACTGTTTCTCAGTTGTCATTGACCTATCCAGTATCAAAAAATCTGTGCAGTCACTGCACTGAAGTTTCCTAATCAATGAGTGGCAACAGAAACCACCAAAGTAAGTTAAAACTCGGAGTTCAGATTCAACACTTTTTAATCATCTTCACTGATATTGacattaaccctagcattaccaacgtattttttgttacatgtaataccaacgggggggcctcaaaggcccataaagaataccacaatttcttttatcataaatcaagtttatttacttctgatacctctaataacaattcaaaatgcttagacattgtttttgtatactggataataaaagatgttattataataagaataaaatgaacaaatcacgagattcagtttatatattttttggaataatgtttcaaaatagtgttttcttataaaaacgacttttttaattcgatacactacatgaagcaaacaaaatttactgtctcattctgcaacgcatttttcacacaacactgtcttcctgcagtgttttccacagacgtgtttgtggcactgagagcaggtaacagttgactttcccagcttgttgtacttgatctttttagatgcagcttcttggcagcataggtggcgccgtccacgtgttcctggttctgctgttgaggatgatggttctacagagcagctgagcttccgttgtgtgatgctttccattgccattattactggcttctgaagtccatacaaattttgtgcccgtttatctacttgagatcttattagttcgagacctaagttagtgataaaaactcttctgcggtttagcaaattctttttccaattcggaaagttgaggaggaagagtgaacatgcatttattgctgctatgtcaatgagtgtgtagaagagggacaaaggccatcttcttgttcctctctttgtgctgtagtgtcttgccatctggtctatggtgtccacgcctccctttgtagaattataaaaaagatttatgttagtcttttttgagtcttcattcaacaccccttctgagtgataagttgaaagcatcaacagcagtcgttttggcttctcgcggactagcgttgatgcaagagtaactggtggcctctgtgtctgagggtcagtataagcaaagatggaagagtgtaaactgcggccagttgtagtcttcagctcttcaggtatgtgtcgtctgttagactgtagggtgccaacaagtgtgaggtgaaaatcattccatggagtctcagcaagctccactgaagtatagtaccgatctgtggtaacattacggcctgatttatcaataggttttattagtctctttacaatttccatcggtccatttgaatgctgtgtatttcctgacttgcctgtatagatgtccatgctgatcacatatctagtctcagaatcagacagcactcgaattagaatgccgtattttccaggtttttcttttagaaacaccttgaatggacagcgaccacggaacaaagacaacatctcatccactgttgtatgtagaccaggaatgaaatacaatggaagtgaagaattgaagctttcaaaaatttccctcattggagcaaacttgtcagtctggcgacgaatttctcttgtgttcttatcatcaaacctcaatattttagtcaattcgaaaaatcgggtccgactcattgatccatagtacacttgtcggccctgaagcaaagaccataaatcttggacaggtatcttattgtcatgatttgaacccatgattagcaagagtcctatataacagaataactcatcttcatctgtgtgctgaatacctagtcgagaagcctcttcatttgagtgtagttttattagattcataatttgaggtgtaaaaaagagctctatagcctctttcggagacgcaattcttccttgttgtcctagccccattctttctcgcactatattttgtacagaacgtcgatattgtcgagatggcttcgtaatattctctcgtccactttttgcaatgaatttatcacattccgtatcattatcatctggtggattggcttcaacctcatcttcattctcagacgatgaatcagttctaatttcttccacatcatcatccacttcactttcctctaaatctgattcgttcaaaacttcttctagcactcttccaatggaactatcacgtaaacgatgtctactcatgttgctggttcaacagcagcagaaacactgaaaataacaatggtccgcttcataataatatgtctgaaggcaacaatgccaaaattcgtttcatggtaagaatttgaaacgagagactcaacctcgtaaatctttccttgctattaccaacgggtgggcttctaaggcccacagagaattaaatcaagtaaatgaattttaattacacttttattccgaaattctgtaatgactcaatagtacattcaataacgaacaattacctttgctttcaagttcatatataaaagggtgtggatacaacatagaaaaactgagtcagtgggcctacgaggcccccccgttggtaatgctcGGGTTAAAGGTATATTCACAATCATTCACACTGCTCTCAGTACTTTCATCAGAACTATGCATCTCTACAATTCTCAGCTTCTCTTGTGGGTGAACATTGAGTTCTAAAACAGTCATGAGTCTTAACTTCTTTTCAGTTTCTAACAACTGACTGAGTGAGATGTGATACTGACATCCTGCTAACTGTCTATATAGACCAAACCTTGCTTCCAGAGAATCAGTCTGGAACTTACCTGGCAGAATATATGACATGTTTAGATCCTTGCAACAGCATTCAGTTACTTGCATTAAGCCATATATTGTGAGTcaaagtgctgtgtgtgtttccacagACAATTTACCATTCCCTGACTCTAAACTTCTCCATTTATTTAACCAAGTAAGAAATTTGTCAAGAAAACTGTAACGTATGTCTCCTGCTTTATTGGTCAGAGGTTTCTGCATTTCTTCCTTATGGTGAAGTCCCTTCAGAGGTGCTTTAACATTGACAATCCCCCACCAAGTCCCAATAAGATTTATAAATTTAGCAGTACCTTCTCAGTTTTCGACATTATGAACTGGCCCCAACTCAACCATGCTACTTTCTACATAATCACAGAATATTTGAGTCACGAGATTAACATTTTGCCTTTCTCAAGATGAAGGCCACAGGTCTTTCACATACAACCCATAACCATATTTAAAGTTTTAAGTTTTTGGCTTTCTAAGTCATGCACTTCTCTAACTGCAGCAAAAGATGCATACCTAACATTATCAGAATTATCAAAATCTTGATAACAAAATGTTTGCCTGTGGTTTTTCAGATTTATTCAGTTGTTCCTTATGCACTTAAAAGTATGGACAGTGTCATGCAGAAAAAACATAGGTCTTTTACCATCTGTAGGAGACAGGTATACAAAACTGGATTGTGGTGGATTTGCAAAGTATGTAACTCATTTTCTGTTAGTGGCATTATTATCTGTAGCAAGTGAAACAACCTGAAAGCCAGCTCTACCTAATACTAAAGTTCTTACTACATTAAACACGCTCTCTGCATTCAGTTTTTTCACAGGCAATACATGTACAACAGTTTTGAAAGGAGAAAGAATACTCTGAATCATGAATACATGTGCACTGGTTGCTATTTCAGCAGTATCCAAAGTCATTCCagtaatattccccccccccccccccccttataatgTGGATCTCATCAGCATAAAGGTAACAAACAGTTCATGTGGTTCCAAACATAAAATTTCATCTTTCAAATGACTTAAATTATTTGGATTACTTGGGCTCACGTTTATATTGCAACTAAGCTTCCTTAGTGTGTTTGGATGTGGTAGAATGACAAAACCAGATGATCGCAAAAACTTGTAAGCATGTGGAGAAATTTTAAACAACACTGAAAAAAGAATCAAAACCTCTGCATCAAATTTATGGTGTGCCTTGGATTGAAGACATAATGCACATTATGACCTCAAGAATGAAACAACCTTCCTCTTACGTTCTTCCACTGGTAATGGTTCAAGAAGGGAGTGAATAACTGACATGTGTAAATCACTTTCCCTGCCACTAATATAGTCTGTACACAGCTTAATCACATTTTCTACTTCAGTTACACTGCAAACTTTCTGTGGAAGTGTGCTGGCAACAATCtcaacaccatttacatacaatttAACACTGAGATTTCTACAAACTGTTAAATACACAATATCATGTGGAGTTTTCTCAAAGTTAAGGTGGAGGAACAATATAGTCTTCTTTCACAACTTTACTCTGCTGTTGATTTAACGTAACATtctcactttttttcaaaaattcacTACTATCTTAAAACTGTCATTTTCCCTTTGTGCAGAAACTGTTTCTATACTTTCAGACACAGCTTTACTTAAGGCATCTGCTTCTAGCCATTGCCTTCTTTGACTTGGGGGCTCTTGTTGAACTTCTTGTCTTGAGCTTAAATAACTGGGACAGTTTGGCAGGAAACatggcacagcattttctttcagtCTTGGTTTTTCTAGAGGCAATGTCGAAGTTCGCCCTGTTTTCCAGTCAACTGCTGTGCTTTGAAGAATCAGGTCACTCTGACTGAAGTGTTCTTGACAAACctggaaaggaaatgaaaagaaaattgttccataataatttcaaaattaattaattgtaCTTAAGATATAAAGATTTCACATTAGTAAAAGTATGCTGCACATCTTTGACACAATGTCAGATAAGTACTTAACACTACCTTAAAATGTTTTGTCGTTAGTAATGCAAAAATGCTACTCATCAAACGAAAGAACTTTAGGGTCAGGGCATTTGGTAGCCTGACTTGCATTTGTAACTGCTAGCCATAATCAAATGTACTGCTTACATTGTTATCTGTAGTTTTACGTTAAATTACGCACTTTACAGTTAATACATACTGAAACATTCTAAATCGGAACAATAAAAATCGTTGAAACAATACTTTGAATGAAAGTAAACAGTGGAGTTTTTgcagttaaaatttatttttacgaaATTAGCTTCGGTTTTTTTGTTGATAATGCAACTTGTTACTACTTACCACTGAATGTTCAGAGGGAGTGAAGTTCTGCAGTCGAATATCATGTGTCCACTTCTTCCTCAGTTCAGCATCCTTTGGAAATCTGAACACAGATATCTTTTTCCCAGTCCGGTAGTTGCCAGTGCAGCCCGGTACACAAAACTTATTCACCATAGTGTAACAGACAAGTACTTTGCGGTGGTGAAAGAGATGTATCAAAATAACAACAGTTTCAGCAACTCACAGCTCGACACTCGAAAGCAAAGCACTCACAGCAATATACTATCGCCATATTGGGCCGCTTGTCGTGACGTCACGGTGACGTAGGAACCCCTGTTTGTTGGCCTTGTTTTCTCGAAGATGTCGCTACAATACACAGCTACAGAACGGATCGTGTGTTTGACCTAGTGCAAGATTctttaagtgttttaaactctgACAAACAGTGTATCCAATACGCTCGACTGTACTCCGTGTCAGTCACATCGATTTGGTACCACCAGACTGATAACTTACGGAACAGCTGCTGTGTAGTGTTTATCAACGTTCTGCAGTTTGTCCTCTGGCGTAATAAGAATACCCAAAAATTGACTGGTAGACAAATAAATCTCGCAGACGctctcgacaaaaaaaaaaaaaaaaaaaaaaaaaagcttataaaATATGTTCTCTCTGCATTCAGTTTTAATTGTCTGCCTGTCTACGGATAGTTATATTGCATCTAAGTGTGCTGGACTAGATGTTGTGCACATGTCAACAGAACGACGTTTCCAGAGCTTAAAaccaacgaaataataacatttaaTGACCAATCATTTTCAAGAGTTGTAAACATAAATTTCTATACTGAAATTCCACAAGAATGTGCAGCTGAAGAGCTGGGAGCGAGCAACCAGGAGGATGCGGGTGTTATAACAACAGTTTTATGGAAGAAATAAGAGGTTAGATTAAAGGTACGAAATGCTCTCATCTAGAAGAAGTGCTGGAAGGAATAGAGCTAGCTGTTAAAGCCTTAAAAGACATAGTTCAAAGAAACAAAATTAGATATATATTCgaattcgagaacatatcttctttGTACCTGTCAAATTACTGGATTGAGGAAAGAATTAGAAGATTCCAACGTAGATTTAAACAATAAGTTAAAAATCAAGCTGGATGTTATTAAAACTACATGAAACAGACAGAAAGAGAGGACTGTATTCTGTGTGTAGATGTACAAGTAGATATTAATAAAGTGTTTGTAGGAGAATATTTACTTGTCTAATTCGCTAACCTATGAAAAATACTAAGAATTTCTCTGTTTACAATGATCTACGTGCATGTGTACCAGATGCGTGTAGTGGGTTAGTTCCATGTCCTTAGAAAGTAGCCAAAAGTAGGTAGCCGAAGGCAAGGCAATTCCCTAAGGCCTGCCTCAACGTAAGGAAATTCACAAATCTTACACCAGATGCGACTAATTAGTGTTTCCCTCCAGCACGGTTAAGAAAATTAAGCTGCCAGTTTTACTTACTATCGGAAAAGCTATATATGTGATGATACTGTCACAAAGTtccattcttcatctgcagagcttgtgctccatccgTAATGAACTCGTCATCAACGAGGTGTTAAACCCTTATTTTCCTTCCTTAATACCACCAACAGCGTGCTTATTTTTAACTGACAAAGGTTAGTGCTTTCTTGAAATTGATGACATCGTGATGTAGAATGGCCTCGAAAGACTTATATGCAGCGACTACATCTTGATTTTCGGGTTTTGGCTGCCCCAAACGGAGGAGGTGCTCAACTATTTGCGTTATTTGAGGATAAGCTGATGCTACAGTGTTCGTGTAAGACAGGCTAACAGCCCTGTAGAAGTTATCATTATATCATCCAAGTGCAAACTTCGTGTATTTCTCATTCATTTTCCTATATATACAGAAGGAGAGGTAAAATATGGCAGCTTGAAGTACTAGTCAGATTTTTATCAAACTTTCTCGAGATGTTCATCACACTTTTATTgtattcccttaggaattcacatacacataGCTGCATTTGGCGCTTTGCTGTACACCATAGAGTTTGAGTTTGACACAATACCTGGAGAGGACATCATTTTGATCTTGAAAGTTCACACATTTTTCCTCTATTCTGTCACAAAATATAGAGTTGTAATTTTTATGCTGATTTACGTAACTCCCAGGGTTAAGGATATAAATATACACACCAGCAGCACAGCAGTGTAGTGTTCTTGAGAGAGCACCACAGCAACTGTGTCGTGTAAAGCTGAAAATTTATTCAGCAAGCCATCATGGGACTTCTTCGTCCACAGAAGACTGTGAGCTACTGTAGTGATTCCGTTGTGAAACGAAGGCGAGGGTCATCCTTATGGGTGTTTGGGGACGGATGACGGGCGCGTGCACTCCTCCCATATATGTTTTGTTCTGGGAATTGGCGTCGGAATGCACCCACAATTCGGTAAGAGCTGTATATGGAAGTGACAGAGCAAGGATTAAGGAAATTATTTGTTTACAGCTCTGTACAGTCTCGCTTCCATTTTGACTATAGAACAGTGCCGAAATCGCCGCTGCATCTAGGAATCGGCATAATTTCACGAGAACAGTACGACAATCCGAAAaagtcttttatatatatatatatatatatatatatatatatatatatatatatatatatatatatatatgtatgtataaaatCACAGTATTTACCGTTGAGCTTAGTCGTGTTAAGACTGTAGTTAAGTCAGTCGCTGATTATGACTTACAGAAATGTGTTTCAATAGTGTTATGAATGAGAAGCCTACACCCATATTCCCTTTGCCTCCCCTTGCGGACGCCTATCGTCCCAGATGACGCTGACTGTGCAAACGTGCAAGCCTCAGATTAACACCAGGATTTTGTACCATTAATGTAACTAGTGCTGTATTGTTACTGTCTGttcataaatgtatatatttttcaatatttgttgTAACGAAGAATATGTTTAATGTGTGAATTGCGCATGAACAAATGTTGGTCCAATTACTGATTTATGCATTGGGATCGATAGCTAGAAACATTTTGTTAGTGAAGGAAAAGCTGGAGGACAGTCCCTCTATGTACAGGAGGTGGTTAACGCGCCAAAATAAAAGGCATGGGGCACGCCAACAGAAAAAGCACCCATAAATCAGCGCTAGTCTTTAGAGCTTAGATTGTCAACACCTTGGAGTGAAAGCGAGACCAGATTATCAGCAGTTTTGCTGGAAATAAGCCTCGAACGGAAATATAAACATCTTACTGCTGCATGACATATTTTGACGATGGTTTTTGGAATCTGAATGTGGAAGGAAGGTTTATTTTAGAGAAATTTGTTTGCTGAACCACGCTTGCGCAATACTGGTCAGTGCCCTCACCGTCACAGCCGAAACGCCTCGTCGCCACAAGACAATGTTCTGTTTCATTGGATTTGTAAAAGAGCATGAATTAGTATCTCCTTTTCTGTGATCTAATACATTTGTGGAACTTAATCTTGGCTCGTTCCAAGACAGTTATTAACCTTAGCCAAGTAACCTGTGGTAGGATCCTGTTCCTAATCCCAAAAATGATCTGAGTGACAATTTTATTGaatatatttataaaataaaattttaaacagaatGTTTCAGTGACGTCTTTCGAAAATTATCTGAGCGTGCGTTCTCCCTGTGGCGTGCATGTCTGAGAATGTGGCATCAGCATCAGGCCACCTCTTCCGGTGTTCTtcggaaaaaaaaaacagctacagaCGTCTGTAGGCAGCCCATATGAGGGGTGAGAAAGGAGTCATGTGGTTGTTACTGACCACGTCTTGGGTAGCAGAGCGCAGCTGAGTTGGTCTCTTAGTTTCCAGCCTCCAGAAAGAGCAGACGGCTTCTTGCCGTCTACATCTGCCTTTGCAGTTCAAGAACGGCCACCAGCAGAACTCGACGTGAATCACCTTCTGTCTCTCCTCCCATCCCTTGTTTCCCGCCGCGCCAAGAGTGCTAATCGTCCCTGTTGCAGCGTCAGGCGAGCCCATTCGTAACTCAAATAAGTGCATTCGTATAACAAGATTCACCTTATTTCTTTCCTTCATTTCGAAACAGCTCCCTTTTGACTAAAGAAAGGCTGTTAATATTAAAGAAAGGCTGTACTTCTTGGA is a window from the Schistocerca americana isolate TAMUIC-IGC-003095 chromosome X, iqSchAmer2.1, whole genome shotgun sequence genome containing:
- the LOC124556083 gene encoding THAP domain-containing protein 1-like, which gives rise to MVNKFCVPGCTGNYRTGKKISVFRFPKDAELRKKWTHDIRLQNFTPSEHSVVCQEHFSQSDLILQSTAVDWKTGRTSTLPLEKPRLKENAVPCFLPNCPSYLSSRQEVQQEPPSQRRQWLEADALSKAVSESIETVSAQRENDSFKIVVNF